The window GCCGGTTGCAGGAAGATGAGTTGTCATTGGCCCGTGAGTTGCTGAAATATGTCTTGTAGTTAGTCGTTTACTTGTGGGTGCATGGCTGGTGGTTGGCCCATCAGTCAAAGCAACATGAGTGGTGGTTGGCCCTTTAGTTGCGGACACATGAGTGGTGGTTGGCCCGCCGGTTGCAGGAAGATGAGTTGTCATTGACCCGTGAGTTGCTGAAATAAGGCTTGTAGTTGGTCGTTTACTTGTGGGTGCGTGGCTGGTGGTTGGCCCATCAGTCACAGCAACATGGGTGGTGGTTGGCCCTTTAGTTGCAGGGACATGAGTGGTGGTTAGCCCTTTAGTTGCGGACGCATGGCTGGTGGTTGGCCCGCCGGTTGCAGGAAGATGAGTTGTCATTGGCCCGTGAGTTGCTGAAATATGGCTTGTAGTAGGTCGTTTACTTGCGGAAGCATGCGTGGTGGTTGGCCCATCAGTCACAGCGACATGAGTGGTGGTTGGCCCGCCGGTTGCAGGAAGCTGAGTTGTCATTGGCCCATGAGTTGCTGAAATATGGCTTGTAGTAGGTCGTTTACTTGCGGAAGCATGGCTGGTGGTTGGCCCATCAGTCACACCAACATGGGTGGTGGTTGGCCCTTTAGTTGCAGGGACATGAGTGGTGGTTAGCCCTTTAGTTGCGGACACATGAGTGGTGGTTGGCCCGCCGGTTGCAGGAAGATGAGTTGTCATTAACCCGTGAGTTGCTGAAATAAAGCTTGTAGTAGGTCGTTTACTTGCGGAAGCATGGCTGGTGGTTGGCCCATCAGTCACACCAACATGGGTGGTGGTTGGCCCTTTAGTTGCAGGGACATGAGTGGTGGTTAGCCCTTTAGTTGCAGACACATGAGTGGTGGTTGGCCCTTTAGTTGCAGGGACATGAGTGGTGGTTAGCCCTTTAGTTGCAGACACATGAGTGGTGGTTGGCCCGCCGGTTGCAGGAAGATGAGTTGTCATTGGCCCGTGAGTTGCTGAAATAAGGCTTGTAGTTGGTCGTTTACTTGTGGGTGCATGGCTGGTGGTTGGTCCTTTAGTTGCAGACACATGAGTGGTGGTTGGCCCGTCGGTTGCAGGAAGATGAGTTGTCATTGGCCCGTGAGTTGCTGAAATATGGCTTGTAGTAGGTCGTTTACTTGCGGAAGCATGCCTGGTGGTTGGCCCATCAGTCACAGCGACATGAGTGGTGGTTGGCCCGCTGGTTGCAGGAAAATGAGTTGTCATTGGCCCATGAGTTGCTGAAACATGGATGATAGTTGGTCGTTTACTTGCGGAAGCATGGCTGGTGGTTAGCCCATCAGTCAGAGCAACATGGGTGGTGGTTGGCCCTTTAGTTGCAGGGACATGAGTGGTAGTTAGCCCTTTAGTTGCAGACACATGAGTGGTGGTTGGCCCGTCGGTTGCAGGAAGATGAGTTGTCATTGGCCCGTGAGTTGCTGAAATATGGCTTGTAGTAGGTCGTTTACTTGCGGAAGCATGGCTGGTGGTTGGCCCATCAGTCACAGTGGCATGGGTGGTGGTCGGCCCGTGAGTTGCAGGGACGAGGGTAGTGGTTGGCCTGCCGGTTGGCCCATGTGTAGGAGATGGTGCATGAGTTGTAGCCTCTTTTGCTGTTTGAGGAAAGACATCCAAAAGATTTGTACTGACCATGGTGAAAGCATATTTGATAGTGGTGAGAGAAGTCTGGACTTACATATGACTGCAATCGAGTCTGGATCAACAGAAAGAGGAAACATGTTGTTGGAGCTATTAACTGCTTTTATCAATGTCTCGACCACCACTTGGGCTTCAGGGATTTGATGAGTCGGCGCGGAACTGTTGAACTCCAGATCCAGTTCCACTTGTGTATTTTCCTCGTTGGGACTTAAATGGAGTAGAACAACATTGCAGAATGATTTGAAATAGACGCAAGACATGGTAAGGTATATATCAATATTACCTAAATCCAATTACGATGGTGCGGAGGAAAAGTGTTCCAAATTCTTGCAAGAGGATGAAATCACACTGTAGGGAGAACCAAAGTTGCGTTGAGTAAATGTTTGCATTATCCCGATTATCACATGAAATTGTCtctccatccattcatccactTTCATGTGTACATGTGAGGGGGAGGGCCTTCAGAAACGGTTTTCGTTTCCCCTGTCCCCAGTTTAAACAAGAGAACCCTCGCATGGGGCCTTTTTCCCAGTCTAAAGGTACTCTAGATTTTTGGATAGAGCATGTGAAGTGGGCACCCTCTATGCTGTTGCAGCTCCTGGATGTTTTGTCCAGAACAATACAAGaaccaggaaaaaaacaagctcCTGTCTTAAATTGGAATAACGCAAACCTTTACGCACCATTGACACCGCTTTTGATTCGAGTTCTTTGTACTGTTCACTGCCGAAAATGTTCAATTAATTCACAAAAGGTTCCTCCAGAGTGGCTTGGACAGACACAACCAGTGGGAGAGCTGAGAGGAATGCAGTTGTTGCCTCGTGACTTGTCCTAGACGCATCAGTAAGTGTGGTTTCCATTTTTCACTTGCAAATGACTGCGATTGATTCTGGGATAACAGTGAGGTTAAATGAGTTGTTGCCATTATTCACAGCTTCTACCAATGTATGTACGACCACTTCAGGATCTGAGATGGCTTCAATTGGTACTGAATTGTTGAACTCCAGTTGCACTTCTACTTGTGTGTTTCCCATTTGTGGCCTTAGATGAACATGAACTGTTGGTATTAGTCATGATTCATGGAAATTGAAGTTCGGTAGTCTATATTTCAACCCTCACCGAAATCCTAAGACAATAGTCGTGTAAAAATGGAgccaaatgtttgaaaaaagaTGAAGTCAAACTGTAACAAGAATTATACTCTTTAAATGTGGGTAATCTATCGAGAAAAGTACAGGCAACTGTGATATTTTGTTCTCACCATTGTCACCACTTGGCTTTCAAGTTCTATAAATTGTTCACTGCTGCGATTGTTCAGTTCTTCCACAAAAGGTACCACCAGACTTGCTTCAAGAGGCACAACTGGTGAGGGAACTGGGATGTCTGTTGTCCGTCGAGTTGTTGCTGACGTTGGCCCGTGAGTAGTTCTTGAGGCTTACATAGATCCATTCACAATCGTTAATTCGTTAATACTTTGCCTGATAATGGTTGCAAAAGGACAAAATAGGGCTTACAGATCACTGCAATTGAGTCTGGATCAACAGTGAGGGTGAAGGAGTTGTTGCCATTCTTTACAGCTTCTACCAATGTATCTACGACCATTTCAGGATCTGGGATGACTTCAGTTGGTACTGAATTGTTGAACTCTAGTTCCACTTCTACTTGTGTATTACccatttgaggccttaaatgaaaataaatttggtaTTAGTTTTGGTTTATGGAAGTTTAAGTTCAGTAGTCCATATTTCAACTCTTACCTAAATCCTAGGACAATAGTCTGAATAAAAATGGAGCCAAATGCTTGGAAGAAGATGAAGTCACACTGCAACAAGAATTATCGTCTTTAAATGTGGGTAATCTATCGAAAAAAGTACAAGCAATTGTGATATTTTGTTCCCACCATTGTCACCACTTGGCTTTCAAGTGCAATGTATTGTTCACTGCTGCGATTGTTCAGTTCTTCCACAAAAGGTACCACCAGACTTGCTTCAAGAGGCACAACTGGTGAGGGAACTGGGATGTCTGTTGCCCGTCGAGTTGTTGCTGATGTTGGCCCGTGAGTAGTTCTTGAGGCTTACATAGATCCATTCACAATCGTTTATTCGTTAATGTTTTTGCCTGATGATGGTTGGAAAAGGACAAAATAGGGCTTACCGATCACTGCAATTGAGTCTGGATCTACAGTGAGAGTGAAGGAGTTGTTGCCACTCTTTACAGCTTCTACCAATGTATCTACGACCAGTTCAGGATCTGGGATGACTTCAGTTGGTACTGAATTGTTGAACTCTAGTTCCACTTCTACTTGTGTATTACccatttgaggccttaaatgaaaataaacttgGTATTAGTTTTGGTTTATGGAAGTTTAAGTTCAGTAGTCCATATTTCAACTCTTACCTAAATCCTAGGACAATAGTCTGAATAAAAATGGAGCCAAATGCTTGGAAGAAGATGAAGTCACACTGCAACAAGAATTATCGTCTTAAAATGTGGGTAATCTATCGAAAAAAGTACAGACAATTGTGATATTTCGTTCTCACCATTGTCACTACTTGGCTTTCAAGTTCTATGTATTGTTCACTGCTGCGATTGTTCAGTTGTTCCACAAAAGGTTCCCCAAGAGTGGCTTCAAGAGTCACAAGTGGTTCAGAAACCAAGGCAAGATCAGTTGTCCTTTGGGTTTTTGGTGATACTGAGCCAAGGGTGGTTGCTCTTAAGGCCAGAGATGAAGTTGGCCCTTGCGTGGTTGTTGGTGTTGGTGCTTCAGAGAGAAGAAAGGATCAATGTgtgtttttgattatttctaGTGGCAATGTTGTTACTTACAGATGACTACAATTGATTCTGGATCCACAGTgaggttgaaggagttgttgcCACTCTTTAAAGCTTCTACCAATGTATCTATGACCACTTCAGGAACTGGGATTATCTCAATTGCTACTGAATTATTGAACTCCAGTTCCACTTCGACTTGTGTGTTTCccatttgaggccttaaatgaaagaaatatgTTGGTATTAGTTTTGGTTTATGGAGGTTTAAGTTCAGTAGTCTATATTTAAACCCTTACCTAAATCCTAAGACAATGGTCCGTATAAAAATGGAACCAAATGCTTGGAAGAAGATGAAGTCACACTGTAACAAAAATTATAGTCTTTAAATGTGGGTAATCTATCGAAAGAAGTACAGACAATTGTGATATTTTGTTCTCACCATTGTCACTACTTGGGTTTCAAGTTCTATGTATTGTTCACTGCTGCGATTGTTCAGTTCTTCCACAAAAGGTTCCCCAAGAGTGGCTTCAAGAGTCACAATTGTTTCAGAAATCAAGGCAAGATGAGTTGTCCTTTGGGTTTTCGGTGATACTGAGCCAAGGGTAGTTGCTCTTAAGGCTAGAGATGAAGTTGGTCTTTGCGTGGTTGTTGGTGTTAGTGCTTCAGAGAGAAGAAAGTATCAGTGTgtgtttttgattatttctaGTGCCAATGTTGTTACTTACAGATGACTGCAATTGAGTCTGGATCCACAGTGAGGGTGAAGGAGTTGTTGCCACTTTTTACAGCTTCTACCAATGTACCTACGACCTCTTCAGGAACTGGGATGACCTCAATTGGTACTGAATTATTGAACTCCAGCTCCACTTCGACTTGTGTGTTTCCCATTTCAGGCCTTGAATGAAAATATATGATTGTTATTAATTTTGGTTCATGGAAGTTTGTGTTCAGTGGTCTATATTTCAACTCTTACCTAAATCCTAGGACAATAGTCTGAATAAAAATGGAACCAAACGCTTGTAAGAAGATGAAGTCACACTGTAACAAGAATTATAGTCTGTAAATGTGGGTAATGTGTCAAAATAATACAGACAATTGTGATAGATTGTTCTCACCATTGTCACTACTTGGCTTTCAAGttctatatatttttcactGCTGCGATTGTTCAGTTCTTCCACAAAAGGTTCCCCAAGAGTGGCTTCAAGAGTCACAAGTGGTTCAGAAACCAAGGCAAGATCAGTTGTCCTTTGGGTTTTTGGTGATACTGAGCCGAGGGTGGTTGCTCTTAAGGCCAGAGATGAAGTTGGTCCTTGCGTGGTTGTTGGTGTTAGTGCTTCAGAGAGAAGAAAGGATCAGTGTgtgtttttgattatttctaGTGCCAATGTTGTTACTTACAGATGACTGCAATTGAGTCTGGATCCACAGTGAGGGTGAAGGAGTTGTTGCCACTTTTTACAGCTTCTACCAATGTATCTACGACCTCTTCAGGAACTGGGATGACCTCAATTGGTACTGAATTATTGAACTCTAGTTCAACTTCGACTTGTGTGTTTCCCATTTGCGgccttaaatgaaaataaaatgttggtATTAGTTTTGGCTCATGGATGTTGAAGCTTAGTAGTCTATATTTAAATCTCACCTAAATCCCAAGACAATAGTGCGAATAAAAATGGAACCAAATGCTTGGAAGAAGATGAAGTCACACTATAACAAGAATTATAGTCTGTAAATGTGGGTAATGTGTCAAAATAATACAGACAACTGTGATAGTTTACTCTTACCATTGTCACCACTTGGCTTTCAAGTTCTATGTATTGTTCACTGCTGCGATTGTTCAGTTCTTCCACAAAAGGTTCCCCAAGAGTGGCTTCAAGAGTCACAAGTGGTTCAGAAACCAAGGCAAGATCAGTTGTCCTTTGGGTTTTTGGTGATACTGAGCCGAGGGTGGTTGCTCTTAAGGCCAGAGATGAAGTTGGTCCTTGCGTGGTTGTTGGTGTTAGTGCTTCAGAGAGAAGAAAGGATCAGTGTgtgtttttgattatttctaGTGCCAATGTTGTTACTTACAGATGACTGCAATTGAGTCTGGATCCACAGTGAGGGTGAAGGAGTTGTTGCCACTTTTTACAGCTTCTACCAATGTATCTACGACCTCTTCAGGAACTGGGATGACCTCAATTGGTACTGAATTATTGAACTCTAGTTCAACTTCGACTTGTGTGTTTCCCATTTGCGgccttaaatgaaaataaaatgttggtATTAGTTTTGGTTCATGGATGTTGAAGCTTAGTAGTCTATATTTAAATCTCACCTAAATCCCAAGACAATAGTGCGAATAAAAATGGAACCAAATGCTTGGAAGAAGATGAAGTCACACTGTAACAAGAATTATAGTCTGTAAATGTGGGTAATGTGTCAAAATAATACAGACAACTGTGATAGTTTACTCTTACCATTGTCACCACTTGGCTTTCAAGTTCTATGTATTGTTCACTGCTGCGATTGTTCAGTTCTTCCACAAAAGGTTCCCCAATAGTGGCTTCAAGAGTCACAATTGTTTCAGAAATCAAGGCAAGATCAGTTGTCCTTTGGGTTTTTGGTGATACTGAGCCGAGGGTGGTTGCTCTTAAGGCCAGAGATGAAGTTGGTCCTTGTGTGGTAGTTGGTGTTAGTGCTTCAGAGAGAAGAAAGGATCAGTGTgtgtttttgattatttctaGTGCCAATGTTGTTACTTACAGATGACTGCAATTGAGTCTGGATCCACAGTGAGGGTGAAGGAGTTGTTGCCACTTTTTACAGCTTCTACCAATGTATCTACGACCTCTTCAGGAACTGGGATGACCTCAATTGGTACTGAATTATTGAACTCCAGCTCCACTTCGACTTGTGTGTTTCCCATTTCAGGCCTTGAATGAAAATATATGATTGTTATTAATTTTGGTTCATGGAAGTTTGTGTTCAGTGGTCTATATTTCAACTCTTACCTAAATCCTAGGACAATAGTCTGAATAAAAATGGAACCAAATGCTTGTAAGAAGATGAAGTCACACTGTAACAAGAATTATAGTCTGTAAATGTGGGTAATGTGTCAAAATAATACAGACAATTGTGATAGATTGTTCTCACCATTGTCACTACTTGGGTTTCAAGTTCTATGTATTGTTCACTGCTGCGATTGTTCAGTTCTTCCGCAAAAGGTTCCCCAAGAGTGGCTTCAAGAGTCACAATTGTTTCAGAAATCAAGGCAAGATGAGTTGTCCTTTGGGTTTTCGGTGATACTGAGCCAAGGGTAGTTGCTCTTAAGGCCAAAGATGAAGTTGGTCTTTGCGTGGTTGTTGGTGTTGGTgcttcagagagaaaaatgcatCAATATGCGTGTCTTTGGTAGGGTTTGACTACTACTAGTAGCAATGCTGTTACTTACAGATGACTGCAATTGAGTCTGGATCCACAGTGAGGGTGAAGGAGTTGTTGCCACTCTTTACAGCTTCTACTAAAGTGTCTACGACCAGTTCAGGATCTGGGATGACTTCAGTTGGTACTGAATTATTGAACTCTAGTTCCACTTCTACTTGTGTATTACccatttgaggccttaaatgaaaataaacttgGTATTATTTTTGGTTTAAGTTCAGTAGTCCATATTTCAACTCTTACCTAAATCCTAGGACAATAGTCTGAATAAAAATGGAGCCAAATGCTTGGAGGAAGATGAGGTCACACTGTAACAAGAATTATAGTCTTTAAATGTTGGTAATCTATCGAAAAAAGTACAGGCAATTGCGATATTTTGTTCTCACCATTGTCACCACTTGGCTTTCAAGttctatatatttttcactGCTGCGATTGTTCAGTTCTTCCACAAAAGGTTCCCCAAGAGTGGCTTCAAGAATCACAAGTGGTTCAGAAACCAAGGCAAGATCAGTTGTCCTTTGGGATTTTGGTGATACTGAGCCGAGGGTGGTTGCTCTTAAGGCCAGAGATGAAGTTGGTCCTTGCGTGGTTGTTGGTGTTGGTGCTTCAGAGAGAAGAAAGGATCAGGGTGTGTTTTGATTATTTCTAGTGCCAATGTTGTTACTTACAGATGACTGCAATTGAGTCTGGATCCACAGTgaggttgaaggagttgttgcCACTTTTTACAGCTTCTACCAATGTATCTACGACCTCTTCAGGAACTGGGATGACCTCAATTGGTACTGAATTATTGAACTCTAGTTCAACTTCGACTTGTGTGTTTCCCATTTGCGgccttaaatgaaaataaaatgttggtATTAGTTTTGGTTCATGGATGTTGAAGGTTAGTAGTCTATATTTAAATCTCACCTAAATCCCAAGACAATAGTGCGAATAAAAATGGAACCAAATGCTTGGAAGAAGATGAAGTCACACTGTAACAAGAATTATCGTCTTTAAATGTGGGTAATCTATCGAAAAAAGTACAAGCAATTGTGATATTTTGTTCTCACCATTGTCACCACTTGGCTTTCAAGTTCTATGTATTGTTCACTGCTGCGATTGTTCAGTTCTTCCACAAAAGGTTCCCCAAGAGTGGCTTCAAGAATCACAAGTGGTTCAGAAACCAAGGCAAGATCAGTTGTCCTTTGGGTTTTTGGTGATACTGAGCCGAGGGTGGTTGCTCTTAAGGCCAGAGATGAAGTTGGTCCTTGCGTGGTTGTTGGTGTTGGTGCTTCAGAGAGAAGAAAGGATCAGGGTgtgtttttgattatttctaGTGCCAATGTTGTTACTTACAGATGACTGCAATTGAGTCTGGATCCACAGTgaggttgaaggagttgttgcCACTTTTTACAGCTTCTACCAATGTATATACGACCTCTTCAGGAACTGGGATGACCTCAATTGGTACTGAATTATTGAACTCTAGTTCAACTTCGACTTGTGTGTTTCCCATTTGCGgccttaaatgaaaataaaatgttggtATTAGTTTTGGTTCATGGATGTTGAAACTTAGTAGTCTATATTTAAATCTCACCTAAATCCCAAGACAATAGTGCGAATAAAAATGGAACCAAATGCTTGGAAGAAGATGAAGTCACACTGTAACAAGAATTATCGTCTTTAAATGTGGGTAATCTATCGAAAAAAGTACAAGCAATTGTGATATTTTGTTCTCACCATTGTCACCACTTGGCTTTCAAGTTCTATGTATTGTTCACTGCTGCGATTGTTCAGTTCTTCCACAAAAGGTTCCCCAAGAGTGGCTTCAAGAGTCACAAGTGGTTCAGAAACCAAGGCAAGATCAGTTGTCCGTTGGGTATTTTGTGATACTGAGCCAAGGGTGGTTGTTCTTAAGGCCAGAGATGAAGTTGGTCCTTGTGTGGTTGTTGGTGTTGCTGCTTAAGAGAGAAGAAAGGatcagtgtgtgtgtttttgaatGCTTTTAGTGGTTAATGTTGTTGCTTACAAATGAGTGCAATTGAGTCTGGATCCACAGTgaggttgaaggagttgttgcCACTCTTTACAGCTTCTACCAAAGTGTCTACGACCAGTTCACGATCTGGGATGACTTCAGTTGGTACTGAATTATTGAACTCTAGTTTAACTTCGACTTGTGTGTTTCCCATTTGAGGgcttaaatgaaaataaacttgGTATTAGTTTTGGTT is drawn from Stigmatopora argus isolate UIUO_Sarg chromosome 20, RoL_Sarg_1.0, whole genome shotgun sequence and contains these coding sequences:
- the LOC144065696 gene encoding uncharacterized protein LOC144065696 isoform X1, with product MGAQTLAVLLGTVTFCVAIRASDYICEDLRSQNETSVNVPLLMTLADSFVEELNDSSSQQHQILEAQVLSMCDFIYTKACRKNFINSTLIGFSPKKGHTQAEVVLKFGSTSADQIPQDEVVENLLIHVVNNSGNPFKFTIFTDSVKVISQSESTTPGPVTVSMTQPAVTLEATLGEPFVEELNNRSSEQYIELESQVVTMCDFIFFQAFGPIFIRTIVLGFRPQVGNTQVEVELEFNNSVPIEVIPVPEEVVYTLVEAVNSGNNSFTLTVDPDSIAVISPTPTTTQGPTSSLALRATTLGSVSPKTQRTTDLALVSEPLVTLEATLGEPFVEELNNRSSEQYIELESQVVTMCDFIFLQAFGSIFIRTIVLGFRPQMGNTQVEVELEFNNSVPIEVIPVPEVVVDTLVEAVKSGNNSFTLTVDSDSIVVISLTPTTTQRPTSSLALRATTLGSVSQKTQRTTDLALVSEPLVPLEATLGEPFVEELNNRSSEKYIELESQVVTMCDFIFFQAFGSIFIRTIVLGFRPQMGNTQVEVELEFNNSVPTEVIPDPELVVDTLVEAVKSGNNSFTLTVDPDSIAVISSRTTHGPTSATTRRTTDISVPSLVVPLEASLVVPFVEELNNRSSEQYIALESQVVTMCDFIFFQTFGSIFIRTIVLGFSPQMGNTQVEVKLEFNNSVPTEVIPDRELVVDTLVEAVKSGNNSFNLTVDPDSIALISATPTTTQGPTSSLALRTTTLGSVSQNTQRTTDLALVSEPLVTLEATLGEPFVEELNNRSSEQYIELESQVVTMCDFIFFQAFGSIFIRTIVLGFRPQMGNTQVEVELEFNNSVPIEVIPVPEEVVYTLVEAVKSGNNSFNLTVDPDSIAVISPTPTTTQGPTSSLALRATTLGSVSPKTQRTTDLALVSEPLVILEATLGEPFVEELNNRSSEQYIELESQVVTMCDFIFFQAFGSIFIRTIVLGFRPQMGNTQVEVELEFNNSVPIEVIPVPEEVVDTLVEAVKSGNNSFNLTVDPDSIAVISPTPTTTQGPTSSLALRATTLGSVSPKSQRTTDLALVSEPLVILEATLGEPFVEELNNRSSEKYIELESQVVTMCDLIFLQAFGSIFIQTIVLGFRPQMGNTQVEVELEFNNSVPTEVIPDPELVVDTLVEAVKSGNNSFTLTVDPDSIAVISPTPTTTQRPTSSLALRATTLGSVSPKTQRTTHLALISETIVTLEATLGEPFAEELNNRSSEQYIELETQVVTMCDFIFLQAFGSIFIQTIVLGFRPEMGNTQVEVELEFNNSVPIEVIPVPEEVVDTLVEAVKSGNNSFTLTVDPDSIAVISLTPTTTQGPTSSLALRATTLGSVSPKTQRTTDLALISETIVTLEATIGEPFVEELNNRSSEQYIELESQVVTMCDFIFFQAFGSIFIRTIVLGFRPQMGNTQVEVELEFNNSVPIEVIPVPEEVVDTLVEAVKSGNNSFTLTVDPDSIAVISLTPTTTQGPTSSLALRATTLGSVSPKTQRTTDLALVSEPLVTLEATLGEPFVEELNNRSSEQYIELESQVVTMCDFIFFQAFGSIFIRTIVLGFRPQMGNTQVEVELEFNNSVPIEVIPVPEEVVDTLVEAVKSGNNSFTLTVDPDSIAVISLTPTTTQRPTSSLALRATTLGSVSPKTQRTTHLALISETIVTLEATLGEPFVEELNNRSSEQYIELETQVVTMCDFIFFQAFGSIFIRTIVLGFRPQMGNTQVEVELEFNNSVAIEIIPVPEVVIDTLVEALKSGNNSFNLTVDPESIVVISPTPTTTQGPTSSLALRATTLGSVSPKTQRTTDLALVSEPLVTLEATLGEPFVEQLNNRSSEQYIELESQVVTMCDFIFFQAFGSIFIQTIVLGFRPQMGNTQVEVELEFNNSVPTEVIPDPELVVDTLVEAVKSGNNSFTLTVDPDSIAVIASRTTHGPTSATTRRATDIPVPSPVVPLEASLVVPFVEELNNRSSEQYIALESQVVTMCDFIFFQAFGSIFIQTIVLGFRPQMGNTQVEVELEFNNSVPTEVIPDPEMVVDTLVEAVKNGNNSFTLTVDPDSIAVISSRTTHGPTSATTRRTTDIPVPSPVVPLEASLVVPFVEELNNRSSEQFIELESQVVTMCDFILLQEFGTLFLRTIVIGFSPNEENTQVELDLEFNSSAPTHQIPEAQVVVETLIKAVNSSNNMFPLSVDPDSIAVISKEATTHAPSPTHGPTGRPTTTLVPATHGPTTTHATVTDGPTTSHASASKRPTTSHISATHGPMTTHLPATDGPTTTHVSATKGLTTTHVPATKGPTTTHVALTDGLTTSHASASKRPTIIHVSATHGPMTTHFPATSGPTTTHVAVTDGPTTRHASASKRPTTSHISATHGPMTTHLPATDGPTTTHVSATKGPTTSHAPTSKRPTTSLISATHGPMTTHLPATGGPTTTHVSATKGLTTTHVPATKGPTTTHVSATKGLTTTHVPATKGPTTTHVGVTDGPTTSHASASKRPTTSFISATHGLMTTHLPATGGPTTTHVSATKGLTTTHVPATKGPTTTHVGVTDGPTTSHASASKRPTTSHISATHGPMTTQLPATGGPTTTHVAVTDGPTTTHASASKRPTTSHISATHGPMTTHLPATGGPTTSHASATKGLTTTHVPATKGPTTTHVAVTDGPTTSHAPTSKRPTTSLISATHGSMTTHLPATGGPTTTHVSATKGPTTTHVALTDGPTTSHAPTSKRLTTRHISATHGPMTTHLPATGGPTTSHAPASKRPTTTNNPASKRVTTHAPSTLRPSATLAPATVVSLTATLEEPFVEEFNDVNSAEYRALELQVVTACDAIYRERFFLIFIRTFVIRITRAVVVTRMDNTQVDVGVQFKNISSTPIGEVVVRTLQESLLQPDNPFNISILADTIQVIQRTNSTTAKPNTMAAQATMTGNVNSPAAATEALTLRTLRFSSVGETFTSDLLDQSSDAFAARAGLIRTILEPLFAITFSAFKDLRVTSFSNGSIINNMDLRFTSGSVPANNVIANVLINAAQNITAFNVDTSSIFVEGIEFSSGTSQKASFITASAVVLLSWVLSSLQ